Proteins from one Candidatus Desulfovibrio trichonymphae genomic window:
- the panC gene encoding pantoate--beta-alanine ligase, protein MQTLANPQELAGQCRNWHTQGQSIALVPTMGCYHAGHEALMRYGRTVATRLVVSLFVNPAQFGPGEDLDAYPRDEARDEAVAEACGADVLFMPQPGDIYMPDHAAWVDVPDMAAGLCGKSRPTHFRGVCTVVLKLLLLTLADVAVFGEKDWQQQAIIRRMARDLGVQTRIESRPVVRDPDGLALSSRNVYLTVEERAQAPEIRRALRCAQEMASRGEKNAAILQQAVLRRWAEHLSLGRLDYLAVVRPDTLVPLSAIDGPALMACAVQLGRSRLIDNILLHT, encoded by the coding sequence ATGCAGACACTCGCAAATCCGCAGGAATTAGCCGGGCAGTGCCGCAACTGGCATACGCAGGGGCAGAGTATCGCCCTTGTCCCCACAATGGGCTGTTACCACGCAGGTCATGAGGCATTGATGCGCTACGGCCGCACCGTTGCAACGCGCCTTGTGGTCAGCCTCTTTGTCAACCCTGCCCAGTTCGGCCCCGGTGAAGACCTTGACGCCTATCCGCGGGACGAGGCGCGGGACGAGGCGGTTGCCGAAGCGTGCGGCGCTGACGTGCTTTTTATGCCGCAGCCCGGCGACATCTACATGCCTGATCATGCTGCATGGGTGGATGTTCCGGATATGGCTGCCGGGCTTTGCGGCAAAAGCCGGCCGACGCATTTTCGCGGCGTCTGCACCGTGGTGCTCAAGCTCTTGTTGCTTACTCTGGCTGATGTGGCTGTATTCGGCGAGAAGGATTGGCAGCAACAGGCAATTATCCGTCGCATGGCGCGCGATCTCGGCGTGCAAACGCGCATTGAAAGCCGTCCCGTTGTGCGTGATCCTGACGGACTTGCCCTGTCGTCGCGCAATGTTTACCTTACTGTGGAAGAACGCGCTCAGGCGCCGGAAATACGGCGCGCTCTGCGCTGTGCGCAGGAGATGGCAAGCCGGGGGGAAAAAAATGCGGCCATACTGCAGCAGGCCGTGTTGCGACGCTGGGCGGAACATTTGTCTTTGGGAAGGCTTGACTACCTTGCGGTGGTTCGCCCTGACACGCTTGTGCCGCTTTCCGCTATAGATGGGCCGGCTCTTATGGCATGCGCCGTGCAGTTGGGCAGATCCCGGCTTATAGACAATATCCTGCTGCACACCTGA
- the metK gene encoding methionine adenosyltransferase has protein sequence MQTKGKYYFTSESVTEGHPDKVADQISDAVLDTLLAQDPEAHVACETLVTTGMAVIAGEISTRGYADFPTVARETIKQIGYSSSEMGFDWQTCAVISSIDRQSPDIAQGVVREKQEDQGAGDQGMMFGYACNETSTLMPAPIYWAHQLSQRLAAVRKEEIVDFFRPDGKTQVSFEYHDGKPVRINNVVVSTQHTESVSHDDVAEAVRREVILPVLSSSGYFDEKDCEIFINTTGRFVVGGPMGDCGLTGRKIIQDTYGGSGHHGGGAFSGKDPSKVDRSGAYMGRYIAKNIVAAGLAPACEVQIAYCIGVAQPVSVLVSSQGTGEIPDEILTKAVREIFDLRPYFISKRLDLKRPVYKKTSCYGHFGRELPEFTWEITDAAADLRVAAKV, from the coding sequence ATGCAAACCAAGGGCAAATACTATTTTACGTCTGAATCCGTCACTGAAGGGCATCCCGATAAAGTGGCGGATCAGATTTCCGATGCAGTGCTGGACACCCTGCTGGCCCAGGATCCTGAAGCCCATGTTGCCTGCGAAACTCTGGTGACCACCGGCATGGCGGTTATTGCCGGGGAAATCAGCACGCGCGGCTATGCTGATTTCCCCACCGTGGCGCGTGAAACCATTAAACAGATCGGCTACAGCAGCTCTGAAATGGGCTTTGACTGGCAGACATGCGCCGTTATTTCCTCCATTGACCGCCAGTCTCCGGATATCGCCCAGGGCGTTGTGCGTGAAAAACAAGAGGATCAGGGGGCCGGAGATCAGGGCATGATGTTCGGTTATGCCTGCAATGAAACATCCACGCTGATGCCCGCGCCCATTTATTGGGCTCACCAGCTTTCTCAGCGTCTTGCCGCTGTGCGCAAGGAAGAGATTGTTGATTTTTTCAGACCGGACGGCAAGACGCAGGTTTCCTTTGAATATCACGACGGCAAACCCGTGCGAATCAACAATGTGGTTGTTTCTACGCAACATACGGAGAGTGTGAGCCATGATGACGTGGCGGAAGCGGTGAGGCGGGAGGTCATCTTGCCTGTTTTGTCGTCTTCCGGGTATTTTGATGAAAAAGATTGCGAAATTTTTATCAATACCACCGGCCGTTTTGTGGTGGGCGGTCCTATGGGCGACTGCGGACTTACCGGCCGAAAAATTATTCAGGATACATACGGCGGCAGCGGCCATCACGGCGGCGGCGCTTTTTCCGGCAAGGACCCCTCCAAAGTGGATCGTTCAGGCGCCTATATGGGTCGCTATATTGCCAAAAATATCGTGGCTGCCGGGCTTGCGCCTGCATGTGAAGTGCAGATTGCCTACTGCATCGGTGTGGCGCAGCCGGTGAGCGTGCTGGTTTCTTCACAGGGAACCGGCGAGATACCGGATGAAATCCTCACGAAAGCTGTTCGGGAAATCTTTGATTTGCGGCCGTATTTTATCAGCAAACGTCTTGATCTCAAGCGCCCCGTCTATAAAAAGACATCCTGCTATGGTCATTTTGGTCGCGAGTTGCCTGAATTTACATGGGAAATCACAGACGCCGCCGCAGATCTGCGCGTCGCGGCGAAAGTGTAA
- the aroC gene encoding chorismate synthase, which produces MAGSSFGRLLRLTTFGESHGSGLGGVVDGCPAGLALSEADMQAELELRKPGHGPTATRRKESDRVRLLSGVFAGVTTGTPIAFYIVNEDRRSHDYGDLAGVFRPGHADWSYFQKYNGIRDYRGGGRASGRETAARVAGGVIAKKILCRRGVTISAACVELGGIAVPPEDVDIARAGARPYFAASDAAPALWDTRVAEARKNGDTLGGIVLITVQNVPAGLGEPVFDKLEAVLAHAVMSVGAVKGVEFGAGFAAARSTGSRNNDPLLPGGMFASNHAGGILGGISSGQDIVLRAAVKPIASIAQKQRTVDREGRAAEILVGGRHDLAAIPRVIPVLCAMTALALADALLLQTRMEPGR; this is translated from the coding sequence ATGGCCGGCAGCAGCTTTGGACGCCTGTTGCGTCTGACGACATTCGGCGAATCGCATGGGTCTGGTCTGGGCGGTGTGGTTGACGGCTGCCCGGCCGGGCTTGCGCTTTCCGAAGCGGACATGCAGGCGGAACTTGAGCTGCGCAAGCCGGGTCACGGCCCCACCGCCACCAGACGTAAGGAATCAGACCGCGTGCGCCTGCTCTCCGGCGTGTTTGCGGGCGTGACAACCGGCACGCCCATTGCGTTTTATATTGTCAATGAAGACCGGCGTTCGCATGACTACGGCGATTTGGCCGGGGTTTTTCGGCCGGGGCACGCTGACTGGAGTTATTTTCAAAAATACAACGGCATTCGTGATTATCGCGGAGGCGGGCGCGCTTCCGGGCGGGAGACGGCAGCCCGTGTTGCCGGTGGTGTGATTGCCAAAAAAATTCTGTGTCGGCGCGGCGTCACAATCAGTGCCGCATGCGTTGAGCTTGGCGGCATTGCCGTGCCTCCTGAGGATGTGGATATTGCACGGGCGGGCGCCCGTCCTTATTTTGCGGCTTCGGATGCCGCTCCCGCCCTTTGGGACACGCGTGTCGCCGAGGCACGCAAAAACGGCGATACGCTGGGCGGCATTGTTTTGATTACAGTGCAGAACGTACCCGCCGGTCTCGGCGAGCCTGTTTTTGACAAACTGGAGGCAGTGCTGGCCCATGCTGTTATGAGTGTCGGCGCTGTGAAGGGTGTGGAATTCGGCGCCGGTTTCGCGGCTGCCCGCTCAACCGGTTCACGCAATAACGATCCGCTTCTGCCTGGAGGCATGTTCGCTTCCAACCACGCGGGCGGCATTCTGGGCGGGATTTCCAGCGGGCAGGATATTGTTTTGCGGGCAGCTGTAAAACCCATTGCTTCCATTGCGCAAAAACAGCGCACTGTGGACAGGGAGGGACGCGCGGCCGAGATTCTTGTCGGCGGTCGTCATGATCTCGCCGCCATACCACGCGTCATTCCCGTCCTTTGCGCCATGACCGCTCTCGCGCTTGCCGATGCTCTGCTTTTGCAGACGCGCATGGAGCCGGGCCGGTGA
- the recD2 gene encoding SF1B family DNA helicase RecD2 has product MPGEPTDTCLPADADTVELTGTVDLVIFHNEENGYTVLRLLSGKSPQGGRAARRLPCSPDAVTCVGHLLKPRGGVQIKLTGRWVNNPRFGRQFVFDAAEEMLPATSESIRLYLSSGLIKGVGEGMAGRIVKLFGDDTIRVLDEEPERLLKVHGIGRKSLDRICGSWAEHRAVRDLMLFLQPHGITPAYAMRIYRAYGVQALEVVRENPYRLAMDIHGIGFVTADAAAHKLGFESGHPLRVQAGTLYVLQKSIDDGNVYLPEEKLLADTGAQLNLEPEFVAEAIASLEGEERIVREEMDGETAAYLSRYYHCESKTASYLQRLIHSPRSVSFADADGTVDKVAGAMSMTLAPEQCNALCTVTRSKIMVLTGGPGTGKTTIINAVIRLFSEHRARILLAAPTGRAAKRMAEACAREACTIHRLLEYSPKEDGFARNEDRPLACGLLVVDESSMMDCLLFYHLLKAVPLGATLVLVGDVHQLPSVGPGNVLADIIASGIVPVVELTEIFRQSAESEIICNAHQINHGTVPSLESNKNRLSDFYFIHQNDPEKAADIMVDLVRNHIPRRFGLNPMDDIQVLTPMHKGAVGAGRMNVLLQDALNPNGLEVRRGERAFRLHDKVMQLRNNYDKDVFNGDLGRIVFMDAAERALSVNFDDRVVPYDFNELDELVPAYAISIHKSQGSEYGAVVIPVMMQHYVLLQRNLIYTGVTRGKKLVVLVGEARALHMAVKNDKTRRRYTRLAKRLNSED; this is encoded by the coding sequence CTGCCGGGGGAGCCGACCGACACATGTCTGCCGGCTGACGCGGACACTGTGGAATTGACCGGCACGGTAGACCTGGTGATTTTTCACAATGAGGAAAACGGCTATACTGTGTTGCGTCTTTTGTCGGGCAAAAGTCCGCAGGGCGGCAGGGCGGCGCGCCGTTTGCCGTGTTCGCCTGATGCCGTGACCTGTGTGGGGCATCTGCTGAAACCCCGGGGTGGAGTGCAGATCAAGCTGACAGGCCGTTGGGTGAACAACCCCCGCTTCGGCAGACAGTTTGTTTTTGACGCGGCTGAAGAAATGTTGCCCGCTACCAGCGAAAGCATTCGCCTTTATTTGAGTTCCGGCCTGATCAAGGGTGTGGGTGAAGGCATGGCCGGGCGCATTGTCAAGCTTTTCGGCGATGATACTATTCGCGTGCTTGATGAAGAGCCTGAACGTCTGCTCAAGGTGCACGGCATCGGCCGCAAGAGCCTTGATCGTATTTGCGGGAGCTGGGCAGAGCACAGGGCTGTGCGGGATCTTATGCTTTTTCTGCAGCCGCACGGCATTACGCCGGCCTATGCCATGCGCATATATCGGGCCTATGGCGTGCAGGCGCTCGAAGTGGTGCGGGAAAATCCTTACCGTCTGGCAATGGATATTCACGGCATCGGTTTTGTCACGGCCGATGCGGCTGCTCACAAGCTGGGCTTTGAGAGCGGGCACCCTCTGCGTGTTCAGGCCGGTACGCTCTATGTGCTGCAAAAATCCATAGATGACGGGAATGTTTACTTGCCGGAAGAAAAACTTCTGGCAGACACCGGGGCTCAACTGAACCTTGAACCAGAATTTGTGGCTGAAGCCATTGCTTCTCTGGAAGGAGAAGAACGCATTGTTCGCGAGGAAATGGATGGGGAAACAGCTGCTTATCTGAGTCGCTACTATCATTGCGAGTCTAAAACAGCGTCTTATCTGCAGCGCTTGATTCATTCGCCGAGATCCGTGAGCTTTGCCGACGCGGACGGGACAGTGGACAAGGTGGCCGGTGCAATGTCCATGACGCTTGCCCCCGAACAGTGCAACGCGCTGTGCACGGTAACGCGCAGCAAGATCATGGTTCTGACCGGCGGGCCGGGCACAGGCAAGACGACGATAATCAACGCCGTCATACGCCTGTTCAGTGAGCATCGCGCGCGTATTTTGCTGGCCGCGCCGACGGGCCGCGCGGCAAAACGCATGGCCGAGGCCTGCGCGCGCGAGGCGTGCACCATCCACCGTCTGCTGGAATACAGCCCCAAAGAGGACGGCTTTGCCCGCAATGAGGACCGTCCGTTGGCGTGCGGCCTTCTGGTTGTGGATGAATCATCCATGATGGACTGTCTGCTTTTTTACCATCTGCTCAAGGCTGTGCCTCTGGGGGCGACACTTGTGCTTGTGGGCGATGTGCATCAGTTGCCCTCTGTCGGGCCGGGCAATGTGCTTGCGGACATCATCGCCTCAGGCATTGTGCCGGTTGTGGAACTGACGGAAATTTTTCGCCAGTCTGCCGAGAGCGAAATCATCTGCAATGCCCATCAGATCAATCACGGAACAGTGCCATCGCTGGAATCGAACAAAAACCGGCTTTCGGACTTTTATTTCATTCACCAGAATGATCCGGAAAAAGCTGCCGACATCATGGTGGATCTGGTGCGCAACCATATCCCTCGTCGTTTTGGGCTGAACCCGATGGATGATATTCAGGTGCTGACCCCCATGCACAAGGGGGCAGTGGGCGCCGGCCGCATGAACGTCCTTTTGCAGGATGCCCTGAACCCCAACGGTTTGGAAGTGCGGCGCGGTGAGAGGGCGTTTCGTCTGCACGACAAGGTGATGCAGCTGCGCAATAATTATGACAAAGACGTCTTCAACGGCGATCTTGGCCGCATTGTTTTTATGGATGCGGCCGAGCGCGCGTTGAGCGTCAATTTTGATGACCGCGTCGTCCCGTATGATTTTAATGAGCTGGATGAACTTGTGCCGGCCTATGCCATCTCTATTCACAAATCCCAAGGGTCGGAATACGGGGCTGTGGTTATTCCTGTTATGATGCAGCATTACGTACTGTTGCAGCGCAATCTCATCTATACCGGCGTCACCCGGGGCAAA